The Helianthus annuus cultivar XRQ/B chromosome 15, HanXRQr2.0-SUNRISE, whole genome shotgun sequence genomic sequence AATTTCCGCAGGTTTCATCAGGCTCCTCTTGGGCATAGACCGATTACATGTAATCACTGGGACTGAGGACCGCATCATCAAGGACGAAGGCATGTTGGTCTCGGTACAGGTTTTTCCTTACAGGGTATGATGTTAAGTTGCCCATCCCTGCATTTACCTATAATTCTTCATCATCTTTGATTCACAAAATGTTACACATTAGTTTGTTATTTAATCGGATGGCTGTAATAGTAAAAACATCAGCTTACCGAGTGCTTGTTATTTTAAACAGTTAAATTAGATACTTATATAACCTTTGTACTGAATTTATCAAACTTCAAAAAGGTACCTTAATGCACATGCGATTAATGCACCGACATGAACCATTGACAACCATGATGGTTTACCAGGAAGGCAAGAAGTTCACAAGGCTCAGATCTTTGTGAATGATTTCAATAATGGTAAACATAAAGCTAAGAGCAAAATACCGTCTGCGGTTGCTATATTCCGTCATCAGATAATACAAATTCAAACCGAAAAAAGGTAAAGCTGTAAACTTAAATTAAAAGACTTGCTGGAGACAAAACTTTCAAAATGTGATTTAACACTTCAACTAAAAGCAATAACAAGACTTGTGTGTGCACACCTCTGTTGTTCCTCGATGTTCGCCAAGATGAACCAAAATCTAACTTATCACCAAACCTTGCATCGCTGGAGTTCCTTCTTCGGTGGCCTTGTTTGCTTGAATGGTTGTTATTACATTTGCTATGTTACCCTGAAAAACAAAATTTtcataaattataaaaatacaaaaaaaacgAATAGAATGTCACAAAAGAGGACGATATATTATTTACCCTCCATGTTGCCAGCTTTTCTCGTAGGGCTAGCCACTGGCGTGGCCCAAAAACACGCTCAGTGCAGCGGCTACACAAAACATGAAACAGTATACAAGTCAAAATAAAAAAGGcaacaataataaaataattttaaaaaaatagaaagGACATGAAGTTTCTATGCACCTCACTCTGATGACTTGATTCATTTGGTCGATTTTGCAATCGATGAGTTTAGAAGTAATTGCTTTAACTACCCACGGTTCAACTTCATCATCCTCTATCTGCAAAGAACGCCACCGTGATGTGGGCAAAAAGGGGTGAGAATCTTGTTTGTGTGGGTGCGTGTTGTGAGAGGGTGCGAGTGTATGAACAAATCGTGTTTTTACCTGGAGTGTGTCCTTTATCAAAGAATAGGAAATTTGGCCAGATTCATTAGAGGCAAGATCGACAATTGACATCAACCGCATCTTTGCTATACATTCTTCATGTACAAGACCTACACATTGCAAAGAAAATACCACCATAAATTGAGTGTAGAAAAGGTAAAACAACTACTACGAATTAAAAATTGCAGCGTCAGCATAGTTGTTAATGGTGAATATGCTACATAGCAAATAGCGAAAAATGGTgggcggctattttataaatagcgatacaatagaagaaaaattttaaaaacatttatatgtatattatatcaaaataccctggtatatatgctattttacatgtatatttaacaaaaaacctaaaatccagctattttatagcaataattaattgctatttatattaaaaaatattaaaggTCGCTACCATCGCTATCTATCGCTACAGAGGCTATAGCGAGActagacctatacgctacgctattcgctatagcgagcgtagcgatcgctattgacaactatgagtGTCAGGTTAGGTCAACCCAcaaaaccttttctttttttttctttttctgatgAATCATTAACGGCTTTATTATGATTGCATAGAAAAACAATTTTAGTACAGTTAGATTCTAAATCTTCGAATAAAAATGATTTACAAGATCATATGCATTAAAAATAAACTTTGGGCGACTTTTAATCCGTTTGACTTATCAAGCGTTCACAAGTAGATGAAGGTAATTACCATAGCTTTTCAATAATTCAGAATTTGTGGTGTGGAACTCCAAGTAAGCGTCTAGCCTCTGAGTCTGAAAAATCTTCAAAAGCTGATATACTAAtgcatacttggtgtctttctccAATTGTGCTACAGCAGGCATCTCAAGCAAATCATGCTGACACGGGTTGAAACACAAAAAATTATCAATTTCAAAATCTGATTTGAGAAAGAACCAGTAAACCAAACATCATTCCCTTAAAAAACGAATTATAACAATCGCGTGAATGTTATGTACCGATTGTTTCTGACATCGACTTAGCACATAGTTTAATATAAGTCCATCAAATGATTAAATGCCTAAAATGCCCCTTAATAAAACAAGGACAAAACTTGTAGACTAGAATAATTCTCTTCAATATATTGTGACTATTGTTAGCGGGCAAATAATTAAATTTTAAAGACAAATATTTGAAAAAATAAACATTGCATTTTACATTAGACATTTGTGTTTAAAGAATAATATACGCCATAGACATGAATATACCTTTTCATATAAAGTTGGGTTTACCTTGTAAGAATGTACAGATAAATTCCAAAAATCTTAAACAGTACGTGTAATAACCAAAAAAacttaataaaaatataaacttttAACCACATAACTTCCTTGAGAAGGTTGAAACACATACCTATTTCCACCCTTTTGTTACAATGCAATAATTAATAAATGCAAAAAGAAACTACATAATGTACTATTGTACTACGTACGCTGCTAAGATTAAAGAAGCATTTATCAGTAAGATAATTTAATACCTGAAACATGTCAGGTGCCTTGACAAATTCAACAATAGTGTGAGCAGCTTCTTCCTTAGCTTCCTCCGTAACATGTGCATCCTCACCAGAAAAGGTTGCCAAATACTTTGTTAAGAACTTAAGGGTTTCCTTAGGGGAGCTAAATTTCATCAAGGCAACAAACAGAAGATATTGCATAATTTAGTGAATGAACAAGAATATCAACAGAAATCACAAAAAAATGAACCACAAAACGGATTTTCGTAAAGTTATATCTACatgcctgtaaacgaaccgaacgttcatgaactgtttgtGAACTTGTTCGGCGAGAAGTTTGTTTATGCTTGTTTATTCAATAAACGTATGAGCATGAACACAATTTtttgttcattcatttatgttcgttaacgttcgtttatgttcgttcctttgtttatgtttgttcgtttatgtttgttcgtttatgtttgttcctTTATGTTCGTTTCAATTAAAATACATAAGTAGTTTATATTCATATAaacattaaacattaaacataaaataaactttctaactacttgtataaatataattaattgGCAATTGGCCTTTTCTAGCAATAAAAATGGATTTTCCAATGAAATTTATCGTAATTaatcactaatttatataaaaaaattacctTATGTCGTTTATGTTTAGTCAATTATGTTCCATTATGTTTGTTCGATTATGTTCAGTTGggttgtttattgattgtttaagtTTGTTCGTTTACGTTCGGGAACTGTTCGCTTATGttttaaatgaacaaacataaagAAACacaacatgaacaaaaaaatgtgttcaattATATGTTCATGTtaggttaaagttaaatgaacaaacacgaacatggtTCATGTtcattcggttcatttacagACCTATATCTATCTTCATACCTTTTATGTTCCTTCAACACATTAGAAACGGAGAGGAAAAGATCTCTTTGATCCTGGACTCCAAGATCCCATTCTTTCAACAAACTGTCCATCTTTTTAAAAGACGGAATAACGTGTTCTACGACCTTTCCCTCCAATGCCAATTTAAGGGCATTCTTGTAAACGCAGAACCTACCGTAAGGATTCTCCAACAGGTTGTAGAGATTGAACAGGCTGAAAAGATGGAAAAAAAGACGTGGTTTAGATGCTATTGATTGTGAATAATGATGGAAGCTTACATTTTTAATCGTAGTGCAGGCTTATCATTTGGTTGTTGTGCAATTTTTGAGGATAAGAGTTTTGCCATCTCTAACAGTTCTTCAAGGCTTTCGGGTTTCTTCACGAGATCACAGATAATGGTGAAGATACACTCAAGATCTAAGGTAAGGGAAAACAAATACCGGATTAAAGTTTTGTTAGTATATAAGTACAAGAGAAAGAAAACGGTACAGGAGAATGATAAATCATTTGCAGTAGTATGCCATTGAAAATAACATTAACCACATCCTATTTTAGCTTATCTATAGAACCAACAAATAAATGGAAAAATAGCAGCAACTCTATCCTTTAATTAGCTTGTCAAGAGGAAGTGATGGAAATGATAGTGCACAGTGCAGTGATAATATAGCTATTAGCTCGAACTACGATGTCTCGCCCGATACGCATTAAACAGGTGGAAAACATAAGAAACCAACACTTACACCAGAATAACTAAACAAAAATATAGGTTTCTATGGGATAATGAAACAGTGAAGACTTATTATCAACATGTTTGGTGCGTGCAAGTGTACATTTGACGTGACATTATACTTTTGTTTGCCAATAAGAAAACCGCCATAAGAAAACAACAATCAGAGAAGCCTCACGGGTAGCAATCCAACCAATGAAACATACACAATAAGGCATCTCAAGACAAGTCTTTTTAATACATCTTCTTTGTTTGGACTTTAGCATACATCTTAAGTGCGAAGTATGTAACGTACGATTTGCAACAGAATGCATATTAAACCAACAACTCCAAATGCTATTCAGATCTTAACCAAGCATCATTCATGTAATAGAACACAAATACCATCAGAGTAGAAGTGTAAAACACAAACTTCATATGACGTGTGCTAGCTATTGGTCAGAATAAGTTTTTGGATGCCCTGTGCAAAAAATCATCAAACTACAAAACAACAAAGCCCTAAAAAGAAAAGCAAAGCATCAAATCATCAATCCTTCTAGACAATACACCAAAAACGTGTTACTTAAAATAGCGTCCTAATCTTCTAGGAATACAATAACATTCTTTATCAGGAATACAATCTTAAATTTTCAACAAACACAAGTATATTAACAACCACATAGAAACACACCAAATAAAAAGCTAAAAACTGAATCACCAGATTGAGTTTAACAATTTAACCTTTATCTGATGCTTTGGAAAACACCAAATCAGCAGAAGTAATCATCAACGAAGCCAAATCCAACCATCTACCAGCAATCATGAACTCCTGAGCCTCCAAACACAAGCTACTCACTTGTTGTTCAGCCACCTGAGCCAAATTTCacaaaattcaaacacaaattaaCCTAAAATACTCACCAAATCCACAACAAACATATCAACGACGGTTTTCAGTACAGTTTCAACTTGCATAACCGTTAATTAACAACAAATCCACTTACATAACACTCAAATTTCACAAATCCAAACACAAATTAACTTAAAACACTAACCAAATCCACGACAAAACATATCCGAAACAGTTTGTAGTACAGTTTCAACTCTCATAACCATTAATTAACAACAAATCCACATGAATAACACTCAAATTCACATACTAAAACCAAGGTTTAAAAAACGGAAtcgagtttcgaggcgttttcccttcgcctcacgaggcgtaagcctcgaaGCGAAACAAGGCGtaactaataaataaatataaaaattatatatcttacaaaaaattaaataatacttcaaaattctaaTAAATACTTCTAGAATTCATTGGGCCAAGTCAAAATTGCTTGATTTATAGGAATGAGCCCAAGTTTAAAAAAGGGCCCAAGTTTTAAGAAAGAGCCCAAGTTTATAAAAACTCATGTCATCTTCTTCAGACCTACTCATCATCTAAAAACCTCTCCACTCTCCATCCGAAACCCTAATTGTTGATACAGCCGTCATTCCAAATGCTTTGTTTCTTCTGGATCATCCACGCTACATGTCCATCTGCTGTGGTTCTTCCTCAGTGCCACACCTGGTAAGCATCAGTTGTTACAGCCGTCTTCTCCAATGtacaaaaccctaattctccgGTTCCCATCGGAAACGCACGCCTCTTCATAAACGATCGCCTCTGCTAGATACGACCCGCCTCGGACCAATGAGGCGTGCGTATCAAAATAGCCAGCGAGGCACCGCCTCAAAAATGATTTCTTCCCGTCTCGCCTCCAGGCGCGCCTCAATACGGACGCCTCGAACGTTTTTTAAACCATGATTCAAACACAAATTAATCTAAAATACTCACCAAATCCACAATAAACATATCCGCAACAGTTTTCAGTACTGTTCAACTCTcataaccattaattaacacttaACAACAAATCTACATGAATGAAACTCAAATTTCACAAATTCAAACACGGATTAACCTAATACTGACCACCAAATCCACGACAAACATATCCGAAATAGTTTGCAGTACATTTTCAACTTACATAACCATTAATTAACAACAAATTCACGTAAATAAGCACTCAGATTTCACAAAATCAAACACAAATTAACCTATTTTCCTATAACAACCACCAAAACCACAACAAACATATCCGCAACCGTTTGCAGTACAGTTTCAACTTACAGAACCGTTAATTAACAACAAATGTACGTGAATAACACTCTAAGTGATTAAAATGTTAAGAGATAATACCTCAGGACCGGCTTCGGCCCAGGACATCTCGGCGGTGAAACGGACAACGGAGAGGACGGGATCCTCCTCTGACGTAGGGACTACCGTCGtcatggtggcggtggtggtggcgatgTGCGACGGCGATTTTGGTTGGATTGCTTATCGGCAACGCTGATAATAATCGAGAAAGAGAGAAGCAAAAACCCTAGATGCTTTTACTGGTAAATACGGTTAAACAAGTGTACCCGTGGATAGTCCGGTTATTAAATGGTTGAgagttctatttttatttttattttttttatttgaacgCAGCAAATGTATCAACATGCGAAATTTGGTTTATAACATGCGACTTTCATTTTTTATACACATGCGATTTGTAGATTTTTTTTACATATGCGATTTGTAGTTTTTTATAAACATGCGATTTACTTGTTTTTGTACATGCGAAGTTTATTTTTTCAgtaacatgcgattttcattttTTTGTAACATAACGTGTGAT encodes the following:
- the LOC110911006 gene encoding eukaryotic translation initiation factor 3 subunit M; protein product: MTTVVPTSEEDPVLSVVRFTAEMSWAEAGPEVAEQQVSSLCLEAQEFMIAGRWLDLASLMITSADLVFSKASDKDLECIFTIICDLVKKPESLEELLEMAKLLSSKIAQQPNDKPALRLKILFNLYNLLENPYGRFCVYKNALKLALEGKVVEHVIPSFKKMDSLLKEWDLGVQDQRDLFLSVSNVLKEHKSSPKETLKFLTKYLATFSGEDAHVTEEAKEEAAHTIVEFVKAPDMFQHDLLEMPAVAQLEKDTKYALVYQLLKIFQTQRLDAYLEFHTTNSELLKSYGLVHEECIAKMRLMSIVDLASNESGQISYSLIKDTLQIEDDEVEPWVVKAITSKLIDCKIDQMNQVIRVSRCTERVFGPRQWLALREKLATWRGNIANVITTIQANKATEEGTPAMQGLVIS